The Vreelandella piezotolerans genomic interval CATCGACGGTGATCGCGAGCGGGAGCCAGCGGAAAGAGGACAAATCCCCTTCACCCTCCAATTCGATGGCGGTCGTTGGAACTTGAGGGCCTTGCGCCACCGTGGCCAAGTTCACTCGATACGACGCTAGGCTTCCACTGACAGCGAGATCGAGGTTCTCCAGTATATAGGGGGCGCTTTGGCTTTCATTGCCACTATCGGTCTCTTCGCTGCCTGCACCTTCGCTGGAAGGGTCGCTCAACGGCCACTGCAAGCGATCACTTTCGAGACGTGCCTCGAAAGGCAGCGTGGGCGCAAGCGCATCGACTTGAGCCGTCAACGTAGCTCCCACCTGACCGGATAACCTTAGATCAGCCGTCAAGTCGGCAAGGCTACCGGAGAGATCGAGGGCTACCTGCTCTCCCCTTAGCGCGGGAAAAATGTCGGGCAACCATAGCTCTGCGCGAAGCGCCGCATCCAGGGGATAATCACCGCTCAAGCTGATGTCAGCCGTTAAACTGGCATCGGCATCTGGGGTGGCAAGCTCCAATGTACTGAGCGTGATACGGCTTTCCCGTGCCTGCGCTTCTAACAACAGTCGCTCGACCTGGTACTCGAAGGCACCTGAAATATCGACATCCGTGACGAGCAAGGAGGCCAACTCGACGTCGATTGGCATGGTGAATTCGGGTAGCGACAGGCGCTCCCGATCGCTCAGCGCAAGTGACGGCGCTCCATCGTCAGCTTCGACGGGGCGAGTGGCCTGCACGGCAGCGTCAATGGCAGTTGCGCTCAATGCTGTGTTGGTGTCTTGCGTCAGCAGTACACCTGGAGATGGCGGCAAGTAGATCGACGGCGATTCGAGCGTCGTGGGTGCAATGGTGACCTGCTGCCCTTCAGCAGAGATCGAGGTGGTAAATGCTGTCCATTCGATACGAGTACCATCGCCCAAGGTAAGCCGCACGTCATTCAGTGCGATGTCGCGCAGCTCAATGGGAAACGGCAGCGTTATATTTAAAGGCCCCGGTTCTTCTTGAGGCGGCTCTTCCGCCCCTGACCCGCTGGAGAGACGAATGTCAGCCTGTTCTATCCGCAGTGACTCCAGGCAAAGCTTACCGGAGAGTAAACAGTCTTCTGCCCACGCAAGCTCGACATCATCAATCTCGATCCGAGTGCCTGCAACGGCCATCTGAAAGCCTTGAAGACGAAAACGATCGAGAAGCGCGCCCTCTTGTTGTTCATAGGTAAAGAAACCGCGCTGTTCGCCCTGCGAGAACAGCTGCTCCGTCCCCCAAGGCGACAAGGCAACGCCGAGCATAACGATGATTATGCCCAGCACCCATAGCGGGAAGACGATGAGCAGACGCAGCAAGCTCCATAGGGCTAACCAGAGGCGGCGTTTGGCCGAGAGCGGCTGACGCTGTGGGGCTGTTGGTTTATCGACCTGAGTCAAGGCGCTCTCCTAGAATTCCGGACCGATAGAGAAGTGCACGCGGAAAGCGTCGTCCACATCGAAGGGGTGGGCTATATCGAAGCGAATAGGCCCTACAGGAGAGATCCAGCGAACCCCTACCCCTGCGCCTGTTTTGAGATCATTGGGCCCCCAATTATCGAATGCATCACCGGCATCGATGAAGGTGGCGCCCCACCAGTCTCCGGTCACACGGCGCTGGTACTCAAGCGTCGACGTCAGCATTTGCTGGCCACCGCGTAAACGCCCTTCTGGGTTGCGGGGGGACAAACTCTCGTAGGAGTAGCCACGTACGCTGCGGTCACCGCCGGCAAAGAAACGTAGCGAAGGCGGTAGTTTGTCAAAGTCATCCGTCTCAATGGCCCCTATGCTCAACCGTGCAGAAAAGCGATTATCGTTACCGATCATACGAATCCACTCAGTATCCCCCGTGAGCCGGGTGAATCGCGCATCGGATCCCCAGGCGCGGTCGGAGTATTCGATCGACAGCTGCTGGCGGTCGCCCCATAACGGAAAACGTTGAGGGCGCGTGCGGGTTCTCGACCACTGAATACCGGGATAGAACAGCCAAACTTCGTCTGCCTGACCACCTTGAGTAAAATCTTCATAGGTCGTTCTGAAGTAAAGCGTTTGCACCCAGCGGTTATCGAACTCCCAGCGCCGCGCCACTTCCACCGTGCCTTCTAACGACTGGGTGTCGCTATCATCGACGTTTCGCACGCCGTATTGGAGACGGTAGCTGTCACGTAGGGGATCTTCGAGCGGAATGTTGTACACACCGGTAAACCGCTGCTCTGGAGCAGATACATAGAGATCATGGTTGAGGCTATGGCCAAACCGGTTGATCCAGGGCTGTTGCCACCCAAAGCGGAGACGGGGGCCCACGTCGGTAGCAAAGCCCACACCCACTTCGAATTGGTGTCGATCAGCGGGCTCTACATTGATGTCGATGGGAAGCCGAGTGTCATTGTGGCTGTGAATGCTCAGTGCGCTGGCCAGTGCTGCGCTGCTCAGTCGCGGACGCTGGGGTTGCGATGCCGTCGCTTCGTTCCACCAGGGAGATCCACCGCTGGGAGGAGCGATCGTCAATTCTTGCGCGGTTTCCAAGCGTGGCCTCACAGAAACAGAACTGAACCAACCTGTTTCCGCCAGCCGCTGATTATAGCGGGCTAGCGACTCGGCGAGGTAAGGGTCCCCTGTTTCGAAGGTTTGCATTTCACGTAACCGCTCGGGCTGGATATGGCTGCCCGTGATCAACGTCTCGCCAAACTGATAACGAGGGCCGCTATCGAAGGTCATGTAGAGACGCGCGCTTTCCAAATAAGGACGGACTTCCATTCTGCGGTCGGAGAAGCCCCAGTCGAAATAGCCGCGTTCGATCGCTAACCCAGCGAACTGCGAGC includes:
- a CDS encoding autotransporter assembly complex protein TamA, translated to MGRQRHWPSAKQMACVVTLPLLSVATSTWALEAAISGVSGQVSDNIGAYLETIDAEQYTDTRLEGEIRQRTQEAMRVYGYYEPDVTVDLNATPISISIEPGPQVTIEVLDITLNGDANDDPPFQEALDDFPLKEGDPLRHAPWDNLRSQFAGLAIERGYFDWGFSDRRMEVRPYLESARLYMTFDSGPRYQFGETLITGSHIQPERLREMQTFETGDPYLAESLARYNQRLAETGWFSSVSVRPRLETAQELTIAPPSGGSPWWNEATASQPQRPRLSSAALASALSIHSHNDTRLPIDINVEPADRHQFEVGVGFATDVGPRLRFGWQQPWINRFGHSLNHDLYVSAPEQRFTGVYNIPLEDPLRDSYRLQYGVRNVDDSDTQSLEGTVEVARRWEFDNRWVQTLYFRTTYEDFTQGGQADEVWLFYPGIQWSRTRTRPQRFPLWGDRQQLSIEYSDRAWGSDARFTRLTGDTEWIRMIGNDNRFSARLSIGAIETDDFDKLPPSLRFFAGGDRSVRGYSYESLSPRNPEGRLRGGQQMLTSTLEYQRRVTGDWWGATFIDAGDAFDNWGPNDLKTGAGVGVRWISPVGPIRFDIAHPFDVDDAFRVHFSIGPEF